The genomic interval TGCTTCAGCGGTGATAACCACTGCTTCCGATGTAAATGGAGTTCCATCACTGGAAATGCTGGCGAAAAAATATTCAATGTCTATAAAAAATACTCAAAATCTCCCTGCGGTTTCCATGGATCTGATAGACGGCCTTCCAGTACAGGTAACAAATAATACAAATATTGTGATACCTGAATTGAATAATTCAGGCAGTGGTAAAAGGATAACAGTTTCCTATGAAATAGAGGATAATAAATATGGAATAATATTGATTCCAAAAGTGCTTGATGTTGGTATCGGCTTTTCCACAGATGCCACGTATACTGATATGAAAAACGCTATAGAATCAGTTTTCAGGAAGTACAGTCTCTATCTTGAAGCAATAAGGTCCATTTCAACCATTACAATTAAAGAAGGGAATACAGACCTTAAAGTGCTTGCTGGAGATTTAAATTGTATGCTCAATTATTATCCACCGGAAAAACTCAATGAAAATTCAGTAACCCGGTCTGCGGCAGTTTACAGGGCAACAGGCGCATACTCTGTTAGCAACGCATCTGCAAGGATATCCTCATCAGGCGGTAAAGAGCTTGTATCAAAGGAAATTATTAATAACACAACAATATCGGTGTTTTTGCATGGGCATTAAGGGATTGATGATAGCTGCACCTTCCAGTGGTACGGGCAAAACTACAGTGTCAATTGGAATCATGAAGGCATTAACCGATATGGGGCTGAAAGTACAGCCATTCAAGGTTGGCCCGGATTATATAGATACAGGATTCCATTACTTTGCTTCAGGAAATGAATCACATAACCTTGACAGTGTCATGGGAAGCAACAATACCGTGAAGGAAATATACTATCATAATTCAGAAGGAAAGGACATATCAATTATTGAAGGAGTCATGGGCCTATTTGATGGAAAGGCAGGCAATTCACTGAAAGGCAGTTCCTTCGAGATATCACGCATTCTGGGAATTCCCATTGTAATGGTAATAGATATTTCAGCTTCAGGAAGAAGTGCAGCCGCAGTGGTAAAAGGGTTCAGGGATTTTGATAAAAGAGCCCTCCTGAAAGGGGTTATCCTCAACAGGGCAGGTTCGGATTACCACTGTAGCATGGTAAAGGAGGCAATTGAAACAACAACCGGGATAAAAGTTCTGGGGTGCATAAAGAGAAATAATGAATTAAAACTCGGTTCCAGATATCTGGGGCTTGTAACCGCTGCTGAAAATCAAATAAACGATGCATATTTAAAAAATTTATCATCCCTTATAAGAAAAAGTATTGACCTGGAACAGATTGTAAAAATTTCATCTACGGCATCTAAACCATCAAAATATAAGCCAGTTATTTATAATCGCCGGGAGAAGGAAAAGTGCACAATAGGAATAGCATACAATAAGGCATTCACATTTTACTATCCAGAAAATATTGAACTGTTGAAAAAATTTGGTGCGAAAATCATATATTTTGATCCAGTAATTGACAGAAAACTACCACATATGGATGGAATTTACATCGGTGGCGGCTATCCTGAATTATATGCAGGTGAACTCTCTGGCAACAGTGCATTGCTTGCCGAAATTAAAGAAAAAATTGATGATGGCATGCCTGTATTTGCTGAATGCGGGGGTTATATGTACCTATCTGAATCCATAAATTATGGCGATGCTGAATATCCAATGGTCGGGGCAATACCTGCAAGAACACATATGGAGGGATTATCACTGGGATACCGGAAAATATATCCTGCAGCACCGGGAGAAATACTGAAAGAAGGTGAGAAAGCAATGGGGCACGAATTTCATTATTCACGTATAGTTTTCAATAAAAGCCATAGTGAAGCATATAAATTTGAGAATGGGAAATCAGAGGGCTACTCCTCTAAAAACATACTTTCAGGATATGCACATTTATATTTCCCTTCCAACCAGAACGTTCCGAAAAGATTTGTAAAGCAGTGCGTGGAATATAAAAATAAAACCGTGGAATAATATATTAAAAAAACATATGGAAGCATGGATAAAAATTTTATTTTGCCGGAAGAAAAGACACTGGTAAACCTTTCAAGCGATATATTCGGGCATTTTGGATTGCGTACAGAATCGGAGGGCATTGGCCTGAATTATAAAAATAAAAAACTCTGTTTCATATTGCTGGATGGCCTTGGGTGGAATATATACAGGCAAACAGGCATTGAGTTTAAAAATGAGATTAAAGGCACATCAGTTTTTCCTTCAACCACATCAAATGCATTGTCATCATTTTTTCTGAATAAATTTCCAGGGCAACACGGGATTATAGGATATCAGCTGTATATCAAACAGCTGGGCTCTATAGTGAATATACTGGGCTATACTTCATCCGCTGCATATATGCGGGATTCAATGGAAAAGGCATATCCAATGAGCAGCATATTTAATTTTGAGTCTAAGGTAACATCATTAAATCGTGCAGGCTATTCTACCGTTAATATTATTCCGGGGTTTATTAACAAAACATCATTCTCAAATATTTTATATGGAGACAATACAACCGACACATATGCAAATATGGTGCACAGCTTCTATGTCCTTGAAGAAAATTTAAAGCAGGGAAGGGATTTCATTTCCTATTATGCAGCTGATGTTGACCAGATAGCACACAAACTTGGTCCGAACAATCCATATACCATTGAAAACGCGAGGTATATACTTCAGCAGCTTTCTATGATCATGAAAAAATATCCTGAATATGATTATGTTATAACAGCTGACCATGGCCATGTTGAGGTTGGAAATACAATAAATCTCGGCAATGATTCCGGGCTCAGGGACATCTCGATACTCCCACCATATGGAGATTCACGTGCATTATTCCTGGAAAACAGGAAGGATATTAAAGACTATCTGGAAGAGCATTATACCAACCTGGAATTAGTGGAAAAGGGAAGCCAGAATTACTACCAGCTTCTTGGAAAAGTGGATGCAAATACACTGAGCAACCTTCCGGGGGTAATTGGGATTGCTAAAAACAATGACATATACCATTTTCCCCTCAATCAGAGAAAATATACGATGAAGGGTGCACATAGTGGCCTTTTGAAGGAGGAAATGGAGATTCCTGTACTCGTCGTATAAAGTCTTAATATTGAATTTATTTATCAAATTTTTTAATATTGAATACGGATTTGTATTGTTTCGTTTTAAAAAATGTTTATTTATAAATTTTATATATGCAAACATATGTCTGAAATTAAAATGTCTAAGAGATCAATAAATATCACCATTGCATTAATGGCTTTTTCCGGCCTGCTTATCATCTATGTAGAGACTATGATTGTCCCTGCAATTCCTGTATTTATAACATTTTTCCACTCTACCTACAGCAACGTTTCGTGGATACTTACTGCTTATATTATTACAGGTACCGTATCCGCTGCTATTTTCGGGAAGGTGGCTGATATAGTGGGAAAGAAAAAAGTTTTCCTGCTTCTAGGAATAATATATACAATTGCCATATCATTCGGCGGGTTTGCACATACGCTGGATGAGCTCATAGCTGTAAGGGCTGTTCAGGGGATCGGCTTTGGAATGATTCCAATAGCCTTTGCCATAATAAATGACGTTGTTCCAAGGGAAAAACTTGCACTTGCACAGGGAATAATGAGTGCAACTTTTGCAATAGGGTCAGGCATAGGGCTGGTTCTCGGGTCATACATAACAGAAACCCTTGGATGGCAGTGGGATTTCCATACAGCAATACCTGTAGCAATAATTCTCTTAATATTAACGTACATATTCATACGGGAAAACACTGTAACAGGCAAGCAGAAAATCGACTTTGCCGGTGTTTCAATGCTGGGTGCAGGGCTTGTGTTGCTTATATTCGGATTGTCCGAAGGTGAACATTATGGATGGTACTCACATCTTATAATTGGAATGTTTATCCTGGCATTCATCCTCTTCGCGGCATTTACATATTTTGAAAGCCATTACAAATATGCTTTTATAAACATGAAGCTATTGAAGAAAAGGAACATATTTCTTTCCAATATTGTTGGATTATTTGCAATGGCTGCCATGTATTTCCTTTTCTTTACCGTTCCTACGCTTCTGCAGGACCCTTCTCCTATTGGGTTCGGGAAAACCGTGTTCTATTCCGGGCTTATACTGTTCCCGGCAACTATAATGAACATGATCTTTGCTCCGGTTGCTGCCAAAATTATAAAGCACAGAGGCCCCAGGCTATCCATCATTATAGGCCTTTCAGTTGATATTATAGGATTCGGATTGCTGTACTTATACCGGGCAACCATACCGGAAATTCTGCTGGACACCATGTTCGTTGGCGCAGGGATTTCTTTAATGCTGGTAGGAATTATAAACGTACTTTTAACATCCACGCCAAGGGCAAATGCCGGAGAAGCTACAGGAATGAATACGGTATTCAGGGATATTGGGATGTCCATTGCCCCGGCAGTGGGAGGGGCGCTTGAAACAATGTATACAATAAAGGTAACTGTTGGTGTACAGATAATAAATGGTATACCAACGAAAATCCAGCAGGCTTTCCCTGATAGTACGGCTTATAACTATATATATCTAATTGGTGTAGTATTCGTTATCCTCGGATTTATATTTACTGCTTTTATGAAGAAAACTAAAATAGAAAGTTAATTTTCGCCTATAAAGTTTTAAATATAGATGTATCTTAAGCCTCTATGGTTGAAGTGGATCAATTAAAGAGAAATTCACTTGGAGGTTTCAGATTAGTGTGGCAGGCGATGGGTACTCTCTCTGTTGCAGCAGATGCTGCATATTTATTAACTGGAGTAGTAGAATATGCACTGGGGGCCACTCCACTTGCACTGTTGCTTGGCGTTTTTGCATACCTCTTTATTATGAATACCGGTTATCAATTTTCCAAGCATGTGAATTCAGCCGGGTCGTACTATACATTTGCCGGGAAAGGTCTGGGAGGGATAGCCGGAACATTTCAGGCGTGGAATATGGCTTTTTACGGGTTAATTGGATATGGCAGCTTCGGATTTCTGGGGCTTGCAGCTTTTATAACCCTGCTCGACCCTGCTTATAAAGGCATTGTTTTCTGGCTTCCTGTTGCCTTTTTTGCTGCCCTTATATCATTTATTTTCACCCATCGCGGCATGAAGGTATCCACGGATTACCAGATAACAGGAGGCGTGATAGAAGTTGCAGTTCTTCTTATTGGCTCTGCTCTTATAATAATTCATGCAGGAAACCTGAATACTCTGGCTGTCTTTACAACAAAGTATGTTTCAGGTGCATCTCAGCTTCTTTTTGCCATGATTTACTCCATGATTCTTTATTTCGGCACCACTGTTTCTATAACTGCAATGGGAGAAGAGGCAGTATCGCCACAGAAGACAATTAAAAAGGCCCTTATAGGAACAGTAATACTCTCAGGAATAACACTTATCATCGTATCATATGCATTTACAATCGGATGGGGACCATCTGCTATGGCATCATTTGCAACCAGCCCTGACCCCGGTATCATTCTCTTCAGGAAACTCAACCCTGTAATATACATCCTGCTGATTCTGGTTACTGTGAACAGTTTTATGGGATATAATATATCTGTAAGCAATGCGGATTCCAGAATTTTTTACAGTTTTGCAAGGGATGGAATTCTCTTTCTCCCTGAAAGTATAGGGAGGATTCATAAAAAATACAAAACTCCATCAAATGCCGCACTTGCAATATTTGCATTTTCTCTTGTAATTGCAATAATCTTTGGTGTACTATTCGGGCCTGTGAAGGGTGGACTTATGATGCTGCTTATCAATGCCTATGCAGCTTATGTGGAGCACATTATAGCTTCAATATCACTGCCTGTAATGATGAGGCGCATACACAAATTTAAGGTGATTGAGCATTTAATTATTCCTGTTATTGGTATTGTAATTCTCGTTATAATAATGGCAGGCACAGTAATATCGCCAGGTAAATACCCGGAGAATCTTGCCGTTTATATTGGAATTTCATGGATTCCCATTGCCGGGATTTTAACCTTTATTGAGTACAAAATACATCCAGATAAGGTAAGAAATGCAGCTAAAATGTCCATAGAGGAGGAGGCACTGGAACCAAAATAATTGTGACATTATTGCTATGAGGCTAAATACAGGAAATTAATATTAACATCATGTATTAATTTTTTAGATTGTGAATTTCTTATTTTTCTAAAATATATAATGTTATTAATGTTGATAATTCAGGTTTTTGTTCCCCTTGCAATGTATGTATTTCCAGATTTATTGTAGCTTATTGCAAATATTACAATGACAATCGCAGAGAATACGCCAAATATAGCTATGAGAGACCATGTTGCCAGCCCGTTATAATGGAATGTATACATTATATATGTTCCCATGGATGGCCCGAATGCCCGCCCTATGGAATTTACCATTGAGTTAAATCCCATATACCTTCCTGTTTTTCCAGGAGGAGACATTTTTGATATAACAGTATTAATTGTAGGTGTAGTCAGGTTTTCTCCCATTGTTATAATAACCATATCAAACATTAACCCGTATAAATTGGTTGAAAATGCTATTATAAAGTATCCAAGGGCATAAAAAAGTGCCCCGGCTATGAAGGTAATGAGATCCCCGAAACGGGCAAATAGCTGAATTAAGGGATACTGGCCGATAACCACAACCAATCCGTTAATCGCGTAAATATAGCCAAGGTCTGCAACGTTAATTTTTATTGCAATCTCGCTGTACAATGGAAGTGAGACCGAAAACTGTGAGGAAAGCAGTATTATGAAGAAAGTTGCAATACTGAAAATAAACAGGTATTTATCATACACAAGAAACGGGTTTCTCGTTCCTTTTCCTGTTTTAAGCACATTCTGTTTCTTTACAAAAAGAATTATTATAGTCTGCAGGATGCTTGCCACAACTAAAGCATAAAATATGTAAATAATGCCTGTAGAATAAATAAAAGAACCCATCAACGGCCCGACAGCCCATCCCACATTGGACAGTATCCTGTATATTGAATAACCGCCTTCCCTGCTTTCCGGGTTAGTTACATCTGCAATAAGGGCACTGGCCGAAGGGTAAACAAGAGACCCTGAAAATGATGAGAATATAAATAATATAATGGTTAAAGTATAGATGTGGAACAGAAATGTTAGGGCAATGGAAAGGTAAATAAAAATACCGGAAATGCTTCCAAGCATAAGTGTAAATTTTCTGCCCTTCAGATCTGCCAGATACCCTCCCAGGATACTGAATACCATTGACATCAGTGAAAGAAGTGTAAATATGATTCCCACAATGTAAACAGCTAGATGGATATACAGGCTCAGGAAGATGGCCATAAAAGGCCATGAAGCACCCATGCCCAGGGATCGCATCATAGAAGAAAGGCTTACTATGACTACCTGCCTGTTGCGTATATCTGATGAAAATGAAACCATTCCGTGACATTACTAAATATTATAATAATATTATTCCAGGCACGTTAAGGCAATCATGGACTATAGTATAATATGCGGTGAACTACCTCATGGCAAATCATAGAGGCTTCCTGGTATAAGGTTAAACAGAATGTGGAAAACAAGTCCAGCAGCTATAAGGCTTTATCAGGAAATAAAAGGCAGGGTGTAAGGTTAGATTATAAATTATTTCATTAAATGATAGAACTTTTCAAACAATAACCTCACAACATTGTCCATAATAAAACGTTTCGCCTCAACATTTCACCGAGGCCGGAGTTTATATTATGAATAATACTATTGCCGACATATGTCTGGCAGTTACGGGGAAAATATTATATTATGTTTTTCCATACTTTCAAATGCGCGATACTGATAGCCTGCATTCAGGTTCTATATCCAATGATAAAAAATTAAAGAAAGTGCTTACTTCATGGGATTTATATTTCTTAAGCCTTGGCGCTATAATTGGATCAGGATGGCTCTTTGCCGAATCAGCAGCTGCTGGCACAGCTGGCCCTGCTGCTATACTGTCCTGGATAATAGGGGGTGCTATAGTCCTGGTTCTGGTACTTGTATATGCCGAAATAGGTGCAATGATACCCAGAAGTGGATTTATAACAAGATACGGGCATTATTCCCATGGAGGCATTGCAGGGCTTTTTTTTGGATGGGGATATTTTGCGGCAAGGGTTGCAGCACCCGCCCTGGAAGCTGAAGCCGCTATAACATATGCCGGATCATATATAACAAAACCAGCACTCATATACTACGCAAAAAATCCACTTGACCCCTCGTCAAGTGTTACCCTATTATCAGGCTACGGCATTCTTATTGCAGCTGCACTGATAGCGGGTTTTTATTTTCTGAACTATTTTGGCGTAAAGTTAATGGGGAAGACAAACCAGGGCATCACCTGGTGGAAACTCATCATTCCATCAATTACCATAATACTGATGGTTTTCCTGTTATTCCATGCAGGGAACTTTAACAATCCTGCATTAGGTGGATTTCTTCCACATAACAATATTTCATTAGTGTTTGAAGCCATATCAACTGATGGGATAGTCTTTTCATATTTAGGATTCAGGCATACATTGAATTTTGCAGGGGAGGCAAAAAATCCACAGAGGGACATACCGAGGGCATTAATTTATGCTATGCTGACATCTATAGTAGTTTATGTGCTGCTACAGTTTGCCTTCATTTCCGCCATCAACCCATCACTGTTAACTGCATCAGGTGGGTGGCTGGGGCTTTCGTCAGCTTCTGCCGGAACATACGCAAAAAGCATTGATAGCGCTCCTTTTGCATTCCTGGCAAAATCCTCCAGCCTAGCCATTCTGGCTGTGTTAACATACCTTCTCTATGCAGATGCATATATATCACCTGCCGGAACACTTAATATTGCAGCAGGGACCGCTACCCGATCTCTGTATGGCCTGGCAGAAATTGGATATTTTCCCCGTACGTTTGGAAAGGTAAGCAAAAGGACAGGGGTTCCAGTATTTTCATTATTAATAAGCCTTGTTCTGGGTTTAATTTTCCTGGTGCCATTGCCAAGCTGGTATGTGGTTGTTGGCCTTGTTTCCGGTGTGGCAGGCTTTACTTATATACTGGGTGGTTCAACATTAATGGTACTGAGGCGAGAGGCATCTGATCTGAAGAGGCCATTTAAACTGCCATACGCACGTATCCTCTCACCTGTTGCTTTTATAGGTGCTTCCCTGATAGTCTACTGGACCGGGTGGCCAACCGTTGCGTATATCGCTATAATATTATTTGCCGGCTTCGCTGTTTATCTGGTATTCCTTGCATTTCATCATGTTGACAATATATTCACAAAGGAAAATATACAAGGCGGATACTGGGTGCCACTTTTAATAATTGCATTAACTATTCTCTCATACCTTGGTGAATCCAACTTTGGAGGAATAAATCTGTTTCCATTTCCATATGATTTCCTTGTAGTAATGGTGGTATCCCTGATATTTTACTTCCTTTCTGTAAAATCAGGATTCAGGACATCTGAAATTACCGATATGATCGAATCTGGAGAACAGTATATTGATGAATACGCTGAATAGAAATGTAATTTTCAGAAAGCCTTAAATTAATAATAAAATACGGGATTCATGGAAAGAATTTCTGAAGGCAGAACCCTGAAAAAGGGGGCGGCTGGATTTTACTCGTTGCTCGGGCAATCCATCGCTATGATTTCTCCGCTCGGTGCAGTGGCAGCCACAATGACAGGTGCAGCCGAATTCGCGAAGGGTTCATTGCCACTTGCTTATATAATTTCTATTTTTGGTGTTTTAATATGGATTAATACACCCTACCAGTTCTCAAAAAAGATAAACGGCGCAGGCGGGTTTTATACATTTAACTCCCAGGGTGCAAGCCCAACTTATGGTTTAATAATAGGTTATATGATGTGGTTCAGTTATTTTATGGTCATAACAAACGCCATACTATTTACATCCGGGGTGTTTATACCCGGAACCATATCCTACTTCCTGCATTTTAACATAGGGTCATATACCTGGATTCCAATTATGACAGCATTTATAGTAATATTGACTGTAATTGCCTATCTTGGAATAAAGCCATCACTGGCATATAGCTTTACAGCATCCGTTATAGAAATAGCCCTGCTTGTTATTACATCGGTGGTTATAATTGTAGCACTGGGTTCAAAAAACACATATGTACCATTTACCGCGGGGCCTGCAGATGGCTTTGCCGCAGTAGCAGTGGGAATGGTGCTTGCAATATTTTCCATGTCAGGCTCATCTGCAGTCGTAACACTGGGCGAAGAGGCACAGCAGCCAAGGAAA from Ferroplasma acidiphilum carries:
- a CDS encoding cobalt-precorrin 5A hydrolase, encoding MAITENGLEISRKISESFPADIFASQRFQPENKVKIFVSLKETIKELFTGYETIIFIMALGAVVRLISPYIKNKFEDPCIIVIDDGGKFVIPVIGGHHGSNELSKGIAGILNASAVITTASDVNGVPSLEMLAKKYSMSIKNTQNLPAVSMDLIDGLPVQVTNNTNIVIPELNNSGSGKRITVSYEIEDNKYGIILIPKVLDVGIGFSTDATYTDMKNAIESVFRKYSLYLEAIRSISTITIKEGNTDLKVLAGDLNCMLNYYPPEKLNENSVTRSAAVYRATGAYSVSNASARISSSGGKELVSKEIINNTTISVFLHGH
- a CDS encoding cobyrinate a,c-diamide synthase gives rise to the protein MGIKGLMIAAPSSGTGKTTVSIGIMKALTDMGLKVQPFKVGPDYIDTGFHYFASGNESHNLDSVMGSNNTVKEIYYHNSEGKDISIIEGVMGLFDGKAGNSLKGSSFEISRILGIPIVMVIDISASGRSAAAVVKGFRDFDKRALLKGVILNRAGSDYHCSMVKEAIETTTGIKVLGCIKRNNELKLGSRYLGLVTAAENQINDAYLKNLSSLIRKSIDLEQIVKISSTASKPSKYKPVIYNRREKEKCTIGIAYNKAFTFYYPENIELLKKFGAKIIYFDPVIDRKLPHMDGIYIGGGYPELYAGELSGNSALLAEIKEKIDDGMPVFAECGGYMYLSESINYGDAEYPMVGAIPARTHMEGLSLGYRKIYPAAPGEILKEGEKAMGHEFHYSRIVFNKSHSEAYKFENGKSEGYSSKNILSGYAHLYFPSNQNVPKRFVKQCVEYKNKTVE
- a CDS encoding alkaline phosphatase family protein — translated: MDKNFILPEEKTLVNLSSDIFGHFGLRTESEGIGLNYKNKKLCFILLDGLGWNIYRQTGIEFKNEIKGTSVFPSTTSNALSSFFLNKFPGQHGIIGYQLYIKQLGSIVNILGYTSSAAYMRDSMEKAYPMSSIFNFESKVTSLNRAGYSTVNIIPGFINKTSFSNILYGDNTTDTYANMVHSFYVLEENLKQGRDFISYYAADVDQIAHKLGPNNPYTIENARYILQQLSMIMKKYPEYDYVITADHGHVEVGNTINLGNDSGLRDISILPPYGDSRALFLENRKDIKDYLEEHYTNLELVEKGSQNYYQLLGKVDANTLSNLPGVIGIAKNNDIYHFPLNQRKYTMKGAHSGLLKEEMEIPVLVV
- a CDS encoding MFS transporter, with the translated sequence MSEIKMSKRSINITIALMAFSGLLIIYVETMIVPAIPVFITFFHSTYSNVSWILTAYIITGTVSAAIFGKVADIVGKKKVFLLLGIIYTIAISFGGFAHTLDELIAVRAVQGIGFGMIPIAFAIINDVVPREKLALAQGIMSATFAIGSGIGLVLGSYITETLGWQWDFHTAIPVAIILLILTYIFIRENTVTGKQKIDFAGVSMLGAGLVLLIFGLSEGEHYGWYSHLIIGMFILAFILFAAFTYFESHYKYAFINMKLLKKRNIFLSNIVGLFAMAAMYFLFFTVPTLLQDPSPIGFGKTVFYSGLILFPATIMNMIFAPVAAKIIKHRGPRLSIIIGLSVDIIGFGLLYLYRATIPEILLDTMFVGAGISLMLVGIINVLLTSTPRANAGEATGMNTVFRDIGMSIAPAVGGALETMYTIKVTVGVQIINGIPTKIQQAFPDSTAYNYIYLIGVVFVILGFIFTAFMKKTKIES
- a CDS encoding APC family permease, which codes for MVEVDQLKRNSLGGFRLVWQAMGTLSVAADAAYLLTGVVEYALGATPLALLLGVFAYLFIMNTGYQFSKHVNSAGSYYTFAGKGLGGIAGTFQAWNMAFYGLIGYGSFGFLGLAAFITLLDPAYKGIVFWLPVAFFAALISFIFTHRGMKVSTDYQITGGVIEVAVLLIGSALIIIHAGNLNTLAVFTTKYVSGASQLLFAMIYSMILYFGTTVSITAMGEEAVSPQKTIKKALIGTVILSGITLIIVSYAFTIGWGPSAMASFATSPDPGIILFRKLNPVIYILLILVTVNSFMGYNISVSNADSRIFYSFARDGILFLPESIGRIHKKYKTPSNAALAIFAFSLVIAIIFGVLFGPVKGGLMMLLINAYAAYVEHIIASISLPVMMRRIHKFKVIEHLIIPVIGIVILVIIMAGTVISPGKYPENLAVYIGISWIPIAGILTFIEYKIHPDKVRNAAKMSIEEEALEPK
- a CDS encoding MDR family MFS transporter, which gives rise to MVSFSSDIRNRQVVIVSLSSMMRSLGMGASWPFMAIFLSLYIHLAVYIVGIIFTLLSLMSMVFSILGGYLADLKGRKFTLMLGSISGIFIYLSIALTFLFHIYTLTIILFIFSSFSGSLVYPSASALIADVTNPESREGGYSIYRILSNVGWAVGPLMGSFIYSTGIIYIFYALVVASILQTIIILFVKKQNVLKTGKGTRNPFLVYDKYLFIFSIATFFIILLSSQFSVSLPLYSEIAIKINVADLGYIYAINGLVVVIGQYPLIQLFARFGDLITFIAGALFYALGYFIIAFSTNLYGLMFDMVIITMGENLTTPTINTVISKMSPPGKTGRYMGFNSMVNSIGRAFGPSMGTYIMYTFHYNGLATWSLIAIFGVFSAIVIVIFAISYNKSGNTYIARGTKT
- a CDS encoding APC family permease; translation: MRDTDSLHSGSISNDKKLKKVLTSWDLYFLSLGAIIGSGWLFAESAAAGTAGPAAILSWIIGGAIVLVLVLVYAEIGAMIPRSGFITRYGHYSHGGIAGLFFGWGYFAARVAAPALEAEAAITYAGSYITKPALIYYAKNPLDPSSSVTLLSGYGILIAAALIAGFYFLNYFGVKLMGKTNQGITWWKLIIPSITIILMVFLLFHAGNFNNPALGGFLPHNNISLVFEAISTDGIVFSYLGFRHTLNFAGEAKNPQRDIPRALIYAMLTSIVVYVLLQFAFISAINPSLLTASGGWLGLSSASAGTYAKSIDSAPFAFLAKSSSLAILAVLTYLLYADAYISPAGTLNIAAGTATRSLYGLAEIGYFPRTFGKVSKRTGVPVFSLLISLVLGLIFLVPLPSWYVVVGLVSGVAGFTYILGGSTLMVLRREASDLKRPFKLPYARILSPVAFIGASLIVYWTGWPTVAYIAIILFAGFAVYLVFLAFHHVDNIFTKENIQGGYWVPLLIIALTILSYLGESNFGGINLFPFPYDFLVVMVVSLIFYFLSVKSGFRTSEITDMIESGEQYIDEYAE